The sequence tttttcccagaattcccCAGGTTCTTTGATGTCCTTCTTCACTTCACTGTAATCAGGAccttctgtttttattgttaacATCTTGCAGggtgtcctctgtgtttctgttcatgacatCTTCTGTTGATAGTCGTCTGTGACTCACACACATCGGCCCCCCCGAGGACTTTTTCTGATCTGTTTGGGGGCTTTTTggtgaccatagtgaggattcatCTGGCcagtggtggtcttccttggcctagcaGTTCCTTTACGATTCCTGAACTCAcgagtgtgttctttcttcttcatgatattccagacaattgattttggtcatcctgaGGGTTTTTCCTGATGTCCCTGATGGCTTTATTCTCATGTTTAGCCTCACAATGGAGTCTTTGACTTTCACtgtcacagctcttgtcctcatgttgaacaatggtaactacagagcctaaagggtagaagcaggccgaggtatcttatgaagccatgtgacccacctgaggaatcacagaCACAGATGATGCCATTATGTTCCTTTGAAATGGGGGTGTAACAGGAAAAGAACATGTAGATGAAGTGTTGTgagaccaaaatgtctgcaaagacCCTGAAATAAAAGTGGGTGGTGTGCACTTGAATTACaaagggggaaatcaaggaaaaatgaggTCCTTGGGTCCCAAGCATTATGGAGCACAGTGGGTGGAGTTTAAGTGGGGCAGATGCACAGGTGTGTTTAAACCCGGGGACACTAGGACCCTGAAGCATTTTATGAGGGGTTGTGACGGTAAGGCCAGCAGTTGGGCGCTAAGCGATTCTCCATCGCTGCTCTCTGGTATGTGGGGGTTCATTTTCTTAGTCAGTGCGGcaagatatataaatatttatattttaatttgtaggAGACACTTAACTTTGGAACACAATTCCATTTGGtaaatgcatgtactgtatagcaTGTTTGAGAAGGAAAAACGTGCCAAAGGTGTCCTTTAAATAAACGCCGGTTTCAACATGAAAGATGTAATCAAGAAAATAACCAGGTGAGAATTCGGTCCCTCGCGCGCATAAACCCCAGAAACGACAGCGGGACGACATTTATAACGAAAAATAAAAGGGAGCTCCcggtggcgtagctcgagttcgtgccgctcggggcgggcCGGTGCTTATGTTTGCCGCAACATATCTGAAAATATTGACctgtttaaatagaaaattaaaaggacgtatagatacattttgcataaatatattcatatatagagaatcagcaatattttttcacatataattatttataagcattaaCTACACAAGAATAGAGTATAGACGCTGCAccgataagccgtgttctaattactgtattagtttaatataattacgctgcaaaaaccagaaccagtgtagtgtacaaatAATAGGTGGGGATGAGCACGAACACATTCGGAtggataacgaaacgaaattataaattgtaaattagatctttatcttcctagaaatcattaatgtaatatttccgtttatttttattattgcctcagtgagaagtcaagcaaaatgaccgcTTTATTGGCtgcctaaaaagattacaatatgcaaacattcgaggcaactcgggccctttgcatattgtaatctttttagttagccaataaaggggtcattttgacttctcattacattcataatggctaacacaggcACAACACCcagttattgcctcataaatttcaactgctgtgtctgatgccctcacagaaggacagtctgaaaattatttttgacgcatttgtggataaaaatcaaagaatttgactttttacattcccgagtgatatttttccgaaccctgctgcttacacacgaattgcgCGGAGCCTTTTGGACAATAATGCCGCCCCCCAAAAATGTCCCTCCCGGGTCAGACTGCACCCTCTAGCTACGTCACTGGGAACTCCATTCATACTGTAATGTGGTTGTTTTAATGACGAgtgtgttttaattattaatttaatgattCCGTTACAGTTGTGTAATTAAATGATTTGCACCAAATTAAATGAAACGAATAAACAACTGTTGCTCCTTTGCCATTATTTTGCGTATAATCGTTATGCAATTATTAATCGAattctttatttacatattttgagTAAAAGcgtagtaagtttttttttttattataattgcaactttcttttcatttacttattcaTTCAATCATTTGCATTACAATTGTAAATGAATTATTAACTTAAAACTCTAAGACTGAATTATTTTGAGCATAATTGCAATCTCACTATTAATTCAATCCGTTATTCATTTgcttgttttaattacaattgtaATTTATTAATTGATGGGTCCGGGTCCGTGTACTTTtcggtatttgaaatttcattttaaaagcaaaaacgaaaaaacgaaaatgaaaggaattttcagatttttatttttgattaaagaataaaatgagggaaaataaggtatttttttaatgtggtaacaaatagcagtaataaatttaaaattacacacacttttctggatttatttgtgattcaaatgaTGAaggtgtaatagctcaaaaacaacaaaacagacgcattttcgttgtctgaaaccggaagcatttcttcttctgcgcgatttttgacgaCACCTGCGAACAGCCCtccctcctcacaacacatcgaccgacggccttgaagttacactgcatggcatcggATGAACCATCACGTTGTTTTTCGGagcagtaaaagagtgacactccgggacaaggacatgactgcagaaaaactgagtcgcatctttccggtaaagaaatacaagctttgcttcattgatgtagcagttcttttttGAACGTTATTGTTGCTagttactgtgaaacagctaacatttggtgatttcatttattaACACTAGGTCTGGCAATTTTTATACTGTAGTGCTAACATTTTGAATGGCTGCTCATTGAcaagtgtaacacatgttaagaaaactttctgtaaatcacgttgctttcctaacgtgttacacttgtgcgcattgttaatactcgaaacgtttactagcgatagcactataaaaatgaccagacttagtgttagttaatgaaatcaccaaatgttagctgtttcacagtaagtaacaacattaacgttcataaaagaactgctacatcaatgaagcaaagtttgcaaagcgtGTATTTctttaccggaaagatgcgactcagtttttctgcagtcatgtcctcgtcccggagtgtcactcttttactgttccgaaacacaacgtgatggtccatcctctgctgatgccatgcagtgtaacttcaaggccgccGGTCGATGTGTTATGAGTAGGGAGGGCTGTTCGCAAGTCtcgtcaaaaatcgcgcagaagaagaaatgcctccggtttcagacaacgaaaatgcgtctgtgttgttgtttttgagctattacactttcattgtttgaatcacaaataaatccagaaaggtatgtgtaattttaaatttatgactgctatttgttaccacagaatttaaaaaatagcctttttttcctcattttattctttaatcaaaaaataaaaatctgaaaattcctttcattttcgttttttcgtttttgcttctaaaatgaaatgtcaaatatcaaaaagtacacggacctttgaattatatatttgtttcatttcttgagtatattttaattatgagttcacttatttattacttattgtgATTCCGTTTCTAATGTATAAGCGTTCATGCGTTTCATTTTGCATTACAATTGTAAACGGATTATTCGCTCCATTCTTGATTTGTTGTAATGACCTTCTTGTGCTTTCCTTTCATTGATTCCACTCCCTTATTTTCTTCTCTTGCCCCCTCCAGACCCACCCCGTGTTTGCTGCGGCCACGCTGAGTGTCACGGTACCGGTATAACGCACGGAGAGGCGCGGGGATATGACGATGATGGCTCGCGTCGCTCCTCTCCGTGTTTCTGCCCTCTCGTTTAATGGCGTTGTGCTTTGCCACGTGAAGTGACCCGCGCGACGTTCTGAATTAACGCTTGAGGACTGACGACTTGAAACGCCCACCGCCCCGAGTGCTAAGAGACATACCGGCGACGTCCAGGTCCACCTTGAAGTTTACGAAGTGAGTGTGGATCATCCCCAACACGTCCTCTGCCACCTGGTGGCCATACTCCAGGCCGCCCTCAGTCAGGTGATTGGAGTAGATGTAGCCTGTAGGAAACACTCGGGCCTCCAGCGCCCCGTTCTGGTAGAACATGAAGTCCCACACAAAATCGTAGTTCCCAATTGAGGTGATGGTCCTCACGATCAGAACACTGCTGACCAGTCCCCCATAATTTGACAGAAAATAGTCTGAAAAATGGCGCCGGAGTGGACGTCCCTGATTGTGCTCAAAGATACACAAGGAGTTTCTGAACGTCTCTGGCTCCTCCGTGTCAATGAAGCGGCTGCTATTCAAATAGGTGGCAAGGTAGGGGCAGTCGACTCCCCGCACCAGCTCATGAGCGAAGCGTCCTATGCCATAGCCTGAGTCGAGGAATTTGGTGAGCATGGTGGCTGCTGAGTTGGAGCCATAGAAGGATGCTGCTTCCTGGACGCTGATCTCGTAGGCGATTCGCTCTCCCCTGAAGCGAACGTCAAAAACCCTCATCCCCGTGAATGTGCTGAGGCTAAAGGTGAAGCTCCAGTCCAGGTAGGTCACCCAGTTGTTCTGGATGCTGTATCTTCTGCCCTTTGGCTCAGCCTGGACAGGAGGAGAGCCTGTTGGCTTTCTTTGAGGCTTCAGAGTGgcatagtcggctctgtcctggTACAAGATCCTGGTTACGTTGCCCGCCTCATACTGGGCACACAGTTCCTCCATGCTATTGAAAAGCTGGCCGTTGTAAAGAACCTTTAGGAGGCGCCACTTGGTGCTGTTGGTGTCACTGTGGTCCAGCAGCACATCCAGGCCCAGCGGGTGCAGGTAAAAGCCTGCCTTGTTCCTGAGGAACGAGAACCACGTTGAACGGTCGCCGGACCTAAAGCCCCTGGGCACCACGTCATTGAAGAAGTAGGTCTTCTCGGGGCCGAAGCTCTCCTGCAACACCTGCCTGGCTTTGGGGAGCTCCTGTCTGAAGAGGTGTTGTAAGAGGAGCTGGTACTCATCCTTGGTGACCGTGCGCGCATTGAAATGTGGGTAGTGGTCGTAGTTCGATGAGGTGACGTCACGGTGTACAGTCGGCTTGGGCAGGGGTCCCACGGCATACTCCACCACCTTCCTCTGAGTCCCACTGAAGACCACCACTGTGGCCTCCCGAGGTGGGGGCTCACCGCCTGCATCCATATAGAGGAGCGCCTCCCGCTTCCTTGGCACCCGCAGCTCAATAGAGAAAATGTGGTCCCCCGAAGGGTGTTTGAAGGCCGCCTGCGAGAGGTTCACATCGCTCTGCGCCTTCATGTAGTCCCGGATGGCTGCCAGCTCACCGGCGGACAGTTCAGCAAAAAGCCAAGAGTGGGGATTGGACTGATGAGCACCCGTAGTCTTGGTGGCATCCTCCTGGGCACATTTCTTAGTGCCAAGGGCCTGAGCACAAGTGAGAACGGCAAACGCCGTCCAGAGAAAGAGACCAGCAAGATACATCGGGTATGGCGTGTCAGCCCCACAGATCCTGCAGCGTGCCAATGTGTCTTTATACCATGGGGACAAAAAATAAACCAATGACAGATGCTGATAAGAGCAGCCTTGACACAAAAGTCACAGCAATGCCAGTTGTGTTTGCTTGTTTGTTCTGTGAACTGTGGTGCAGGTATTCGCCTAACTCAGTGTTTCCTAACCTCGGTCCGGGGGGCACACTGTGGCATCAGCtttttgttccaagcagattcctaatcagtgacaacaccggACTGCACTCATCTCAGTTgattagctgggattatttttcttctattctacattcagaaaagcacagcagcatgacttttacatgtataagacatttagaaatatatatatatatatatatatatatatatatattaccaaactagttttctaatttctatattgttctcaaacacagaacttgagaaataacacatcacttaatgagcccaggagtccaattaaaaacagaagcaggttggaacaaaaacctgcaggaacAGTGTGCCCGCAGGACTgggtttgggaaacactggcctAACAGACCCTCGTCACAGGGGAGCCGAGGGCAGCAGGATGGGCCGTTCATGTTGGGAGTTACGTTGCACCCTGCAGAGTTGGAAGGGGGCACCAAAGGTGGAAAATGGTGACAAATGGCAGCTACGTCAGATGAGTGGCTAATGCCATCTAAACAGAGAAAGCAGCAGTTAATGGAAAGCAATGATGAATGTGAACCTGGCACACAAACTGTGCCCGGTGCCACCCTCGGTAGGGACCAGGCACAGAAACTAAAGATGAACTAAAGCTACCCAGACATACAGGCGATTGGGGTAGCAATGGATTGGGCAGATTGTGCAAAGCATAAGGGCCTACGAGCTTGGGGGTCCCACTCGGGGACAtcgagattttaaaaaaattcttaataaCTTGACTAAAACAGCAGTTTCACAGTCTCAATGCAGTGGTTTCAAAGTTCAATCTCTTGTTACCATCAACTCTGAACTCGATGGCTGACGATCAATTGTACGCTGCTGCTGATGTTCTCGTTGAAGGCCATGCTGTAGCACTGACATTTCACCGGTGTTATGAGGTCAGTTGTCGTCATTTCGTTGCATGTTTTCAATTCATCCTATCAACCAagtcaactgttttcaaagtagcTTAACTGTTgtggttcgtttcccgggtcctccctgcgtggagtttcctcccacagtccaaagacatgcaggttgggtacattggctatcctaaattgaccctattgtgtgtgtgtgtgccctacggtgggctggcgcactgccccagggatttgttcctgccttgcgccctgtgctggctgggattgggacCGAGACCCTGTagcaggatatagcgggttgtataatggctGACTGACTTAACTGTTGCTGATAGGTCGCTGTGCCCCATTGTCTACTTTCAGTGACGCCTGCACGGCTAACATGTtactgccgactatgccaatgaCCGTTGCTGCGTGTGAACGATTGCCTCCAagttaaaactcatcaaaaatgACCTCAGAGGCACCACAGCGCAAGACAGACTTAGTGGTTCGGCTGGACTCTCAATCAATAACGGCgcttgaaacttcaactcccagcagtccctgcagtggctttGATCGGTCATCTgttgagggtgctggggctgttgggtTCAAAGAGGCCAAAAAAGGGAGAAGGattttgtgtttcgtgtctaaAGTTCCTATCAGTCTACCTTCCATTGTGATTCCTGTGCTTCCTCACAGGGCcattcttagcagtttggggggttcagaaatgtgcaggccctgGATGTGCAGGCCCCGGATGGGGTGAGGGGAGTCCAGTGGGGCAAAGCCCCCCGAAGCTCAGGAAGGGGTTCTAATAAAACATCCGGAAAATGCCTTAGGTGACCAGTAACAGATCCACGTTGTGCAATGGTTTATCCAGACTGAGCAATCGCTATTCATACATTCCCAGTCCCACGGCCATGCCCCCGATTCCCTGCCTGCTGCCCCCTGTTCCTACCCTTCCCCTCTGAATTCGACTCactcaaaattataaaattttggatgaggagggtatcgtgACACACGACGTGAGGAACTGGCACAGACGGCTGCAGTGCCAGTGGCATGACAGGGGCCCCAGGCTCAGAGCCCGACAAAAAAAATTGGAAGTTGGGGCCGGGCTGGGGGACCCCCTCACGGTCGGGGCCCTACACGGATGCGTAGTTCACgtatgcctaagaacgtccctgTTCCTCATCTGTGTCCTCGATTGTTTCTGGGACTGTatgtggattcatggccatcctgtgaagaaaggagcgctcctgaacccaccgtccacccgtcttcaccatttcaggacctaccggtaggactatctttacattcccattcaacgtgcggatctctggactctttaccttcatctttacgtcatctcagttgctgttttttcatggactttactgtgtgtgggtttgttgtatttaatgtataatcgctgtaaggggaactggggtgggatcattgttttcatgtattattattattacattctttattttatttgttttatttacggCGGCttcttgtctctgtttgtgagtgcatgagggtcgggccaaggctgggggtGTCcctggaatccatccatccatctatccattatccaacccgctatatcctaactacagggccacaggggtctgcttgagccaatcccagccaacacagggcacaaggcaaggaacaaacctcgggcaaggcgccagcccaccacagggcacgcacacacacgcccacacactgcgcacactagggacaatttagaatcaccaatgcacctaacctgcatgtctttggattgacagacacgaggagaacatgcaaactccacacagggaggacccggaaagcgagcccaggtctcctaactgcgaggcagcagcgatgcccactgcgccaccatgccgcccatccctggaatctccaataaaaaataatataaataaataaatcaccatccccTCGAAGGTATGAATCTCAgcagcaccggaccgctacaactCGACGTGTCAAATACTGGGGAGACTTTTGTGTGACAGAAGGCACACAAGCGAGTATTTGAAGGTGCCAGTGACATTAGCAGTAatatgatttgtgacttgtcagtCAGTGCCCTTATTgtaagctttaacagtttaacataCGTATCTGTCatctgttttattgtatttacagtatcGCTGACTGTGCGTTTGTGTCACTGCTGTGAGGACTCTTGTGTGTCACCACTTTATGacatccattttctcagaactcgTGTAAAACGGGTCGATGGTGTCCTGTCAGCCGGTGTTGTCGTTTTAATTTGTCACAAACTGAAATGGCTTCATTTTaacagtttctactttgtggCTTATGTTAGATTTTAATCAGATTCCTTCATTAAGTTGTCTTGGTAAAGTAAGCGGGTCCACATCTTCCATATATTTATGTGTGACTGCTgctacccacgcctcccacactCCGTTCCCACAATTTACttttgctaacttacagcggctgtaataaagtgattttaaaaagttatgaCAAACTCCATTTGGAGAGCCGGTTTGTTGGTCACCAGCGTGTCATCTGATAGTGACGCGGTCGAGGACACCACTGCCCAGCCGGCCCCGAGGATCTAATTGCAAATGAATTACTAAGGGCtcttttatacttcacgctcagaacgcagacgagcacacatcatggctgccacgcattcccagcgttcatttgacgcgtcctctgagcaggtcctcagaaattaacgtgatgtCTGCGCATAAAAGTTATGCTGGACAGGAGGGGTCCACCTCAGTGTGCCacacaggggccttcagcaagccGGCTACGCCTCTGCACAGAGCCGATGCTCAATCCCATCCTGGTATAGAAAGAAGGGACTAACATAACCAACATACGGAAACCAGGGGCTCAGTGCCAGCCAAAATGGAAACGTATGCCAACATCTGTCCAGGCTCTGACCCAGCACCTCATCTGCACCAGTATACTTAATGCCAGCCAAATTCAACTACAACACCTTATAATTACCTGATACAGAAAGTGGGGACACATATCTATCAAAAGTGGAAAGTGATGACTATTGGGTACCAAATACAGAAACCAGTGCCCAATGCCAGCCAGTTACAGGCACCATGGCTTCTCCAGCTCAGGCCTAATGCCAACTCACAGTGAATTAAAGCCAATCAGACAAAAAATCAATATCTCCTCCCTAGCAGTGCCAGCCGCTCAGCTGCCAGGCATTTCCCAATCACTTTTAATCGTTTTGTTCTGTTAACTGGACATGTGGTGCCCTGGCGTCCATCCAAGGACATATTCAGagaattaaaagccaatttaAAGTCTCCGGTACAAAGTGCGTGAGCAGCCAAGTGCCACCCTTATCTCATGTTCATGGTGTCCTTAGCACAGTAGACATGGGTGACGATAATCCAcagagctaaataaataaataagaccccAAACCACAGCACCTCTAACATCAAGTTGTGAAacttaaagaaaggaaaaaaacaaaaaccgacCAGATTCTCCAAAACAGACATAGAATGAGTGGACCTCCATGTCTGAAGCTCTTTATGACGGTGGCGGTCACCTCAAAGCACAGGCGGAGCCCGCGGGCCGAGTCCCTTTATCAGCTGCACTTCTTCTGGCAGTAGCCACGAGCCCAATGGCTTCCTCTTTAGGAGCTTTGCTCACTTGTCTAATTGTAACCAGTTGAGCTCAGATGTTAGGGTAGCGGGAGGCCTGATCCTGTCCTGTCAACACTGGGTGGGCTGCCCTAACGGGGATGCCAGTCCATAGTGGGgtccactgacacacacacacacttagtcTGACCTGTACATATGTGGTAGGGAAAATGAAGGAAAAGTAACAgaaactgggagaacatgcaaactccacaaagacgaTGACGGGCACTGGAGCTGAGAGGTGGCAGCGCTGAACATGGCACTGCCACGCTGTCATTTACATTGAATCCAATCTGTAAAGCAATGAACTCTCAGCTTTGTGCTGCAGGATTTAATATCCAATAGATGTAGGCCTCCATTCTTTGTGTGTATCAGAAGTGGCACTCACAGCACCTCCAGAAAGTCCTCAGTCGCCTTCACCTCTTACACGTTGTTGCAGCCCTGAGCAAAAGTCGTTGAAATTCCCTTTTTTttacatcaagcaacactcgatACTCCAGAACGACAAATCGATTTTACAAATGTTTGCCAGCTTATTAGTAATACCACACCATTTTTCTAAATCCACATAATCGTGGGCAGCACCAACTCAGATATCCCATTGGCACGAGTCTCCAGATCCTCTACTGAATGTTTAAGTAAAGCTCCTTTGGCCAATTGGGTTCAGGACTGGACTTCagctgggccactcgaggacattcccagagttgtccctaagccacccAGTTTTGTGTTTCCTTTGTGTTTAGGGAGGGTCACAGATAACCTTTGGGCCAACCGGTAGGACTTCTCTATAATTTGTTGTTTTCAGCTTTCTCTCTCAACCCTGGTTGGTCTTCCTGTCCCCAAACCAATCAATGGTACTGCATAGATGACGAGCGGTGCctggtgacctggggcctcatgtataacgccgtgcgtagaactcgcactataacatggcgtaagcacaaaagccgaaatgcgcttacgcacagaaaaatccagatgcaggaatctgtgcgcactccaacttccacgttcttctgctccataaatcccgatcagcgtgaaaactaacgctcgtgcacgtgcattatgtaacgccccaaatcctcccagaattacgcctctttgaatatgcaaatcaatataaatcgcccttaagcgcagccttctgtgaaaagacaatgggaaaagcacgggaaaatataagaatttcagcgaataccaagtggaggcaaaggaaaaacatacaatttgttcaaataaaccgtggtataatcaacaaaaggaagttgatcgagtgacatagcgtgttggagaaacttgaaagctcacattcacaaaatcgcacagtgccgaaaataaaaagaagtcacatatcaaagttgccgtgaaaagacgagttgtaagcccactgtctgagtgtcatatgaaagtttattagggtacagagaaaaaaggcacacagtggggaaaaagcacgaaatgtcaactttaatctcgacatttccactttaatcacgtagtttattttgtcatttagtagaacattataaacttcatcttaaaatcgtttaattaaccagtttctcaaatcacatcgtaattaaagtagcacgttaaatgctttgttttgtatttgatcttctactcgtatgtgatctgtgtgtgtgaatcactacttgcttcttaaaccggctctcttcctcctaCTGGTCACAGAATCcgttacatttgtgatattacagctctctgaataactaaaatactgagatgtatacgtgatgtcattttcatgatgataggagctaaagcacgttattaaacatgtgtttcatgagcctcgtgctcatgacaagcatttatcttttgtcgaaatttgtcgctgcgtttttagctgtgttgttattttctctttctgttttatattcaatatatattggcgtagccgtcactgcagtccttgcttttctttccccaagtaaccgatcgccacacaatcagctctgtaatagacgttaagccatctgtaagcttagcgccgattcttcaaaacattgaaatatcttcgtagtacatgtttaattattctatccttcacgacactcccagtgaagaatatagattatttaaatgaagttaaagttttatgtgtataatttaacaaacatattttgctgcatttcaccttaaaatgatatcgtcatcatatgtaaatacgcgctttataaagtggctcaggttgtgagatattataactgtagtgcaagtttacagtgggtgattgtacttataagtacaaacagttctacaaggagcaattgattgagtgcatttaaagttcttgggattaaactgtttctgaaccgcgaggtctgtacaggaaaggctttaaaacgttttgcagtggctgagacagcgtgtccttaatgctgtataccgataattctctttccgatcagctgctgctgtgattcacactcagatacagtgatataaatactccgagtcgtgcagtgagagtaatatggaaaaagatgatccgctgtggcaactcctaacaggaggagctgaaagaagaagaagaagaagaagaagaagaagaagtgcagtgagagtaacaacgctaaagcagttatggtatttggaatactatggctgttccctggaccattatattgttacgagttaattacaatcagatgcattacactaataaacaatatgcggttagtttcggtgtatttataaagccgcgtcatgaaaataatgagtaatcacacaagaacagtaccattgctttgacgctgggtgccgccagtctgcaaaaccgagcggagaacttgcgtacgacaaggcatgaggtaccgtggaaaagtgcgtggctttacgccaagtgtaggttttatacatcgcgatttgaacgtggaaaagttcttacgcaacatttctgtgcgtacgcaccgtttatacatgaggcccctggtgactaaTTATCTGCTCTTCTACACACCATCTTTACCAGGGTCTGATGTTCTGGGCAGGCCGTGT comes from Polypterus senegalus isolate Bchr_013 chromosome 17, ASM1683550v1, whole genome shotgun sequence and encodes:
- the aoc2 gene encoding retina-specific copper amine oxidase isoform X4: MYLAGLFLWTAFAVLTCAQALGTKKCAQEDATKTTGAHQSNPHSWLFAELSAGELAAIRDYMKAQSDVNLSQAAFKHPSGDHIFSIELRVPRKREALLYMDAGGEPPPREATVVVFSGTQRKVVEYAVGPLPKPTVHRDVTSSNYDHYPHFNARTVTKDEYQLLLQHLFRQELPKARQVLQESFGPEKTYFFNDVVPRGFRSGDRSTWFSFLRNKAGFYLHPLGLDVLLDHSDTNSTKWRLLKVLYNGQLFNSMEELCAQYEAGNVTRILYQDRADYATLKPQRKPTGSPPVQAEPKGRRYSIQNNWVTYLDWSFTFSLSTFTGMRVFDVRFRGERIAYEISVQEAASFYGSNSAATMLTKFLDSGYGIGRFAHELVRGVDCPYLATYLNSSRFIDTEEPETFRNSLCIFEHNQGRPLRRHFSDYFLSNYGGLVSSVLIVRTITSIGNYDFVWDFMFYQNGALEARVFPTGYIYSNHLTEGGLEYGHQVAEDVLGMIHTHFVNFKVDLDVAGTNNYFLTKDMAYHEVQIPWSPERRVQVPKLVEKQLKTENEAALRFDQKIPRYLHIASNKTNKWGHNRSYRIQVLSFNGDHLPESVPEEAAVSWARYKVAITKHKDHESTSSSLYNQNDMWSPAVNFSSYINGESIENEDLVAWISTGFLHIPHAEDIPNTVTAGNGGGFFLRPHNYFDEDPSINSPDSVYLDPSIPSDSCELNPNACLQKEACMPNLPAFTYNGFDEVIQI